In a single window of the Dreissena polymorpha isolate Duluth1 chromosome 3, UMN_Dpol_1.0, whole genome shotgun sequence genome:
- the LOC127872668 gene encoding uncharacterized protein LOC127872668, translating to MVSETSLMKITVVLCVSVIIHADPLGNFLPHELAECVNRLTALANATDPLASVARLNIKQRENTGQQASVEKGIDYAGTEVPRLETPEDVHFYCIQKFVWKADMVRWEDYNITQTNKDFINGLLASMMKTSRSKHSRSKRQAGGPGGRFPPTGFRVRREIRRISDGERRAFFGVVRILKMNGVYDIFARYHMGITVDSAHGGPNFLGWHRVYLAMFEEAIRRIDRRLSLPFWDSTLDYDMVNPVHSIVWSPAFFGNGDGPVITGPFRYFAAHNGPLGRNIGFNSSLLTKESIRNIMTRCLTSEIVPLTAAPMFDLDALHGGPHMWVGGQLSMLETAAFDPVFFLHHAFIDYIWEIFRIHQFFDCGVKPNTDYPHVPDLHAALRPMDALQGYINIDGYRNYWTQFWYRYERSPTCPFCGSPYLRCDPIRGVCVSRERRLSPDEGSPGPMGYSAAGTAASPRAARARAFVATLGVGRQFPAPPAEPRTQIAQASMALMGAFRRKRRAVPQQQMTPFPFVGDNSTRQNIMQPLAIGAKFLASVSEDRTLDVLFRNNASGMFTGQNVDEATQAVYSGHAFRVAEPMPLLPVPVWDTLDSYMENPSSYITNSSAYDWLFVPVQVTYNAVGAEFSAQIPSMKCLSSDSILSHIKVSAQGLNYLGEYTDYAAVDNSIALASSHAIVAIRAPVVGPSISMVTASHGCGLMCKPMCIDTETGTLLYKPCTGILWIKPEDATAYVRSHDEAVESLARGGAKVPIMFECHKESQAPWQKL from the exons ATGGTATCAGAGACGTCTCTGATG aaaatCACGGTGGTTTTGTGTGTATCGGTTATAATACATGCTGACCCGCTAGGAAATTTCTTGCCTCATGAGCTCGCGGAATGTGTAAACAGACTTACTGCTTTAGCAAACGCCACAGATCCATTGGCCTCAGTAGCCCGTCTAAATATCAAACAACGGGAAAATACTGGACAACAGGCTAGTGTAGAGAAAGGGATCGACTACGCTGGCACCGAAGTGCCCAGACTTGAGACGCCAGAGGATGTGCACTTCTATTGTATCCAAAAGTTCGTGTGGAAAGCGGACATGGTGCGCTGGGAGGACTACAACATCACTCAGACGAACAAAGACTTCATCAATGGCCTTCTAGCATCC ATGATGAAAACATCACGGTCAAAGCACTCAAGAAGCAAGCGCCAGGCCGGTGGTCCAGGTGGTAGGTTTCCGCCGACAGGTTTCCGCGTCCGACGGGAAATCAGACGAATATCCGACGGAGAAAGAAGAGCATTTTTTGGAGTAGTGCGCATATTGAAAATG AACGGAGTGTATGACATTTTCGCCAGATATCATATGGGAATTACAGTGGACTCCGCTCATGGGGGTCCAAATTTTCTTGGGTGGCATAGAGTCTACCTAGCCAT gTTCGAGGAAGCAATCAGACGAATTGACAGACGACTTTCACTGCCGTTCTGGGACTCAACGCTTGACTACGACATGGTCAATCCGGTACACTCAATTGTGTGGTCACCGGCGTTCTTTGGAAACGGTGATGGACCGGTTATCACGGGACCCTTCCGATACTTTGCAGCACATAATGGTCCCCTAGGAAGAAATATAGGTTTTAACAGTTCGCTGCTTACCAAAGAGAGTATAAGAAATATAATGACGCGTTGTCTGACTAGCGAAATCGTCCCTCTAACTGCCGCACCTATGTTCGATCTTGATGCGTTGCATGGTGGCCCTCACATGTGGGTCGGTGGACAGTTAAGTATGCTTGAAACAGCCGCCTTCGATCCAGTATTTTTCCTCCACCACGCATTTATAGACTATATTTGGGAAATATTCCGCATTCACCAATTCTTTGACTGTGGAGTTAAGCCAAACACTGACTATCCACATGTACCTGATCTACACGCCGCACTCAGACCAATGGACGCACTACAAGGATACATCAACATTGATGGCTATCGAAACTACTGGACACAATTCTGGTATAGATACGAACGTTCTCCAACGTGTCCGTTTTGCGGCTCTCCATATTTAAGATGCGACCCGATCCGTGGCGTATGCGTATCACGTGAACGCAGGCTTTCACCCGATGAAGGATCTCCAGGTCCGATGGGTTACTCTGCTGCAGGAACGGCAGCATCCCCACGAGCAGCACGAGCAAGGGCTTTTGTTGCAACTCTCGGCGTCGGCCGACAGTTCCCGGCGCCTCCCGCTGAACCAAGGACGCAGATTGCTCAAGCAAGCATGGCTCTTATGGGAGCTTTTAGACGTAAAAGGAGGGCCGTACCGCAGCAACAAATGACACCTTTCCCATTTGTTGGTGATAATTCAACTCGGCAAAATATCATGCAACCACTTGCAATAGGAGCAAAGTTTCTTGCCTCAGTATCTGAAGATCGAACATTAGACGTTTTGTTTAGGAACAATGCAAGCGGTATGTTTACAGGGCAAAACGTCGATGAAGCTACGCAAGCTGTTTACTCAGGACATGCATTTCGAGTCGCAGAACCAATGCCACTGCTCCCCGTTCCGGTGTGGGACACACTAGATTCATATATGGAGAACCCTAGCTCTTACATTACCAACTCATCGGCTTATGACTGGCTTTTTGTTCCTGTTCAAGTGACATACAACGCTGTTGGTGCCGAATTCTCTGCCCAGATACCGAGTATGAAATGTCTGTCATCGGATTCAATATTGTCTCATATAAAAGTGTCCGCACAAGGCCTAAATTATCTTGGAGAATATACCGACTACGCGGCAGTGGACAACAGCATAGCTCTAGCCTCCTCCCACGCAATCGTCGCCATACGGGCTCCAGTGGTCGGACCGTCTATTTCCATGGTAACTGCAAGTCACGGATGCGGATTAATGTGCAAACCAATGTGCATAGACACCGAGACCGGCACGTTGCTGTACAAACCATGCACGGGAATACTGTGGATCAAACCAGAAGATGCAACAGCGTACGTCCGATCCCACGACGAGGCTGTGGAAAGCCTTGCAAGAGGTGGGGCCAAAGTCCCAATAATGTTCGAGTGTCACAAGGAAAGTCAGGCCCCTTGGCAGAAGCTCTAA